From Pseudomonas sp. FP2335, the proteins below share one genomic window:
- a CDS encoding NAD(P)(+) transhydrogenase (Re/Si-specific) subunit beta, with product MSMNLVTTLYLIASICFIQALKGLSHPTTSRRGNLFGMLGMALAVLTTVGLIYKLGAELATAGIGYVIVGLLIGGTAGSIMAKRVEMTKMPELVAFMHSMIGLAAVFIAIAAVVEPQSLGIVKHLGDAIPAGNRLELFLGAAIGAITFSGSVIAFGKLSGKYKFRLFQGAPVQFGGQHKINLVLGLATLGLGLAFMFTGNLTAFALMLALAFVLGVLIIIPIGGADMPVVVSMLNSYSGWAAAGIGFSLNNSMLIIAGSLVGSSGAILSYIMCKAMNRSFFNVLLGGFGNAPDAGAAAGAKEARPVKSGSADDATFLLTNADTVIIVPGYGLAVARAQHALKELTEKLTHRGVTVKYAIHPVAGRMPGHMNVLLAEAEVPYDQVFEMEDINSEFGQADVVLVLGANDVVNPAAKNDPNSPIAGMPILEAFKAKTIIVNKRSMASGYAGLDNELFYLDKTMMVFGDAKKVIEDMVKAVE from the coding sequence ATGAGCATGAATCTGGTAACGACGCTCTACTTGATCGCGTCGATCTGCTTCATCCAGGCCCTCAAAGGCCTGTCGCATCCGACCACGTCGCGTCGCGGCAACCTGTTCGGCATGCTCGGCATGGCGCTGGCGGTGCTTACTACCGTAGGCCTCATCTATAAGCTGGGCGCTGAACTCGCAACAGCCGGTATCGGTTACGTCATTGTTGGCCTGCTGATCGGCGGCACCGCCGGCTCGATCATGGCCAAGCGCGTAGAAATGACCAAGATGCCGGAGCTGGTGGCGTTCATGCACAGCATGATCGGCCTGGCAGCGGTGTTCATCGCGATTGCTGCGGTGGTCGAGCCGCAGTCCCTGGGTATCGTCAAACACCTGGGCGACGCCATCCCTGCGGGCAACCGCCTGGAGCTGTTCCTTGGTGCAGCCATTGGTGCGATTACCTTCTCCGGTTCGGTGATCGCGTTCGGCAAGCTGTCGGGCAAGTACAAGTTCCGCCTGTTCCAGGGCGCACCAGTACAGTTCGGCGGTCAGCACAAGATCAACCTGGTGCTTGGCCTCGCTACCCTGGGCCTGGGCCTGGCGTTCATGTTCACCGGCAACCTCACTGCCTTCGCACTGATGCTGGCCCTGGCGTTCGTGCTGGGCGTGCTGATCATCATCCCGATTGGCGGCGCCGACATGCCGGTGGTGGTGTCGATGCTCAACAGCTACTCCGGCTGGGCAGCAGCAGGTATCGGCTTCTCGCTGAACAACTCGATGCTGATCATCGCTGGCTCCCTGGTGGGCTCCAGCGGTGCGATCCTGTCGTACATCATGTGCAAGGCGATGAACCGTTCCTTCTTTAATGTACTGCTCGGCGGTTTCGGCAATGCGCCGGATGCGGGTGCCGCAGCCGGCGCCAAAGAAGCACGCCCGGTCAAATCCGGCTCGGCCGACGACGCGACCTTCCTGCTGACCAACGCCGACACCGTGATCATCGTTCCAGGCTACGGCCTGGCAGTGGCACGCGCGCAACACGCGCTCAAGGAACTGACCGAGAAACTGACCCACCGCGGCGTGACCGTGAAGTATGCGATCCACCCGGTGGCGGGCCGCATGCCCGGCCATATGAACGTGCTGCTGGCCGAGGCCGAAGTGCCTTACGACCAGGTGTTCGAGATGGAGGACATCAACTCCGAGTTCGGCCAGGCCGACGTGGTGCTGGTGCTGGGCGCGAACGACGTGGTCAACCCGGCCGCCAAGAACGACCCGAACTCGCCGATTGCCGGCATGCCGATCCTGGAAGCGTTCAAGGCCAAGACCATCATCGTCAACAAGCGCTCGATGGCCAGCGGCTATGCCGGCCTGGATAACGAGCTGTTCTATCTGGACAAGACCATGATGGTCTTCGGTGATGCCAAGAAGGTCATCGAAGATATGGTCAAAGCCGTCGAGTAA
- a CDS encoding DUF2388 domain-containing protein encodes MAFSYRLLIVPVLFSSCWSLTASAFDVTTQGTVASAYATSKVTSAPFDRKIVAARDDAAAFIATDGQWRGARLESALDYLRRTHPKLNASDRELAQAILVQ; translated from the coding sequence ATGGCTTTTTCATACCGCCTTTTAATTGTCCCTGTATTGTTTTCCTCCTGCTGGTCGCTCACGGCTTCGGCCTTTGACGTGACCACCCAGGGCACCGTCGCGAGCGCGTACGCCACCAGCAAGGTGACTTCCGCGCCCTTCGACCGCAAAATCGTGGCCGCCAGGGATGACGCTGCCGCGTTCATCGCCACTGACGGCCAATGGCGGGGAGCACGCCTGGAATCCGCACTGGATTACCTGCGCCGCACCCACCCAAAACTAAACGCCAGCGATCGTGAACTGGCGCAAGCAATTCTCGTCCAATAA
- a CDS encoding Na/Pi cotransporter family protein has translation MLTLLNLLSAVTLLIWGTHIVRTGILRVYGSNLRQVIGQNMSKRWLAFVAGILVTAMVQSSNATAMLVTSFVGQGLMGLMPALATMLGADVGTALMARVLTFDLSWLSPLLIFLGVIFFLSRKQTRAGQLGRVGIGLGLIVLALQLIVEAAGPITHAQGVKVIFASLTGDILLDALVGALFAMISYSSLAAVLLTATLAGAGVISLHVAIGLVIGANIGSGVLAFLGTSMQNAAGRQVALGSLLYKLIGLLLIIPVLDPLVRWMDGLDYGVQGMVITFHLLYNVSRCLILLPTIGPMARLCAWLLPEREELNGKAKPRHLDLAALATPSLALANAARETLRLGDLIDNMLTSMQEVLRGKQTAITQEMRSLSDDVEALYSAIKLYLAQMPREDLSEQDSRRWAEIIELSINLKLAGDLIERMLRKVQQQKTSQRRQFSEVGLEELSDLHSQLIANLRLGLSVFLSADPESARQLLREKRRFRAQERRLAHAHVSRLQRKIVQSLETSSLHLELIADMKRLNSLFCSSAYVVLETSETGALSAEDIADITHSP, from the coding sequence ATGCTGACCTTGCTCAATCTGCTTTCCGCCGTGACCCTGCTGATCTGGGGCACGCATATCGTCCGAACCGGCATCCTGCGGGTTTACGGTTCCAACCTGCGCCAAGTCATCGGGCAGAACATGTCCAAGCGCTGGCTGGCGTTTGTCGCCGGTATCCTGGTGACCGCCATGGTGCAGAGCAGCAACGCCACGGCAATGCTGGTGACCTCATTCGTCGGCCAAGGGTTGATGGGGCTGATGCCCGCCCTGGCCACCATGCTTGGCGCCGATGTCGGCACGGCGCTGATGGCGCGGGTGCTGACCTTTGACTTGTCCTGGCTCTCGCCGCTGCTGATTTTTCTTGGAGTGATTTTCTTCCTGTCGCGCAAACAGACGCGGGCAGGGCAGTTGGGTCGCGTTGGCATCGGCCTGGGCCTGATCGTGTTGGCGCTGCAATTGATCGTCGAAGCCGCCGGTCCGATTACCCACGCCCAGGGCGTCAAAGTCATCTTCGCCTCGCTGACCGGCGACATCCTGCTGGATGCCTTGGTCGGCGCCTTGTTCGCGATGATTTCCTACTCCAGCCTGGCCGCCGTCCTACTCACCGCGACCCTGGCCGGCGCCGGCGTGATCAGCCTGCACGTGGCCATCGGCCTGGTGATCGGCGCCAACATCGGCAGCGGCGTACTGGCCTTCCTCGGTACCAGCATGCAAAACGCCGCCGGGCGCCAGGTGGCGCTGGGCAGCCTGCTGTACAAATTGATCGGCCTGCTGCTGATCATCCCGGTACTCGACCCTCTCGTACGCTGGATGGATGGCCTGGACTACGGCGTCCAAGGCATGGTCATCACCTTCCACCTGCTCTACAACGTCAGCCGCTGCCTGATCCTGCTGCCGACCATCGGCCCGATGGCACGCCTGTGCGCCTGGTTGCTGCCCGAACGGGAAGAGCTCAACGGCAAGGCCAAGCCGCGCCACCTCGACCTTGCCGCCCTGGCCACGCCAAGCCTGGCCCTGGCCAACGCCGCCCGCGAGACCCTGCGCCTGGGCGACCTGATCGACAACATGCTGACCTCAATGCAGGAAGTACTGCGCGGCAAACAAACCGCCATCACCCAGGAGATGCGCAGCCTCAGCGATGACGTCGAAGCGCTGTACAGCGCGATCAAACTCTACCTGGCGCAAATGCCCCGCGAAGACCTCAGCGAGCAGGACAGCCGGCGCTGGGCCGAGATCATCGAGTTGTCGATCAACCTCAAGCTGGCGGGCGACCTGATCGAACGCATGCTGCGCAAAGTCCAGCAGCAGAAGACCTCCCAGCGTCGCCAGTTCTCCGAAGTCGGCCTGGAAGAACTGTCCGACCTGCACAGCCAACTGATCGCCAACCTGCGCCTGGGCCTGTCGGTGTTCCTCAGCGCCGATCCGGAAAGTGCTCGCCAATTGCTGCGCGAGAAACGCCGCTTTCGCGCCCAGGAACGGCGCCTGGCCCACGCCCATGTCAGCCGTTTGCAGCGCAAGATCGTACAGAGCCTGGAGACCAGTTCCCTGCACCTGGAGCTGATTGCCGACATGAAACGCCTCAACTCGTTGTTTTGCAGCAGCGCCTATGTCGTGTTGGAAACGTCCGAGACCGGCGCGCTCTCTGCCGAAGATATTGCCGACATCACACATTCGCCCTGA
- a CDS encoding acetyl-CoA hydrolase/transferase family protein codes for MYRDRIRLPSLLDKVMSAADAAALIEDGMTVGMSGFTRAGEAKAVPHALAERAKSSPLKITLMTGASLGNDLDKQLTEAGVLSRRMPFQVDSTLRKAINAGEVMFIDQHLSETVEQLRNNQLKLPDIAVIEAVAITEQGHIVPTTSVGNSASFAIFAKQVIVEINLAHNPNLEGLHDIYIPTYRPTRTPIPLVKVDDRIGSTAIPIPPEKIVGIVITNQADSASTVTPPDSDTQGIANHLINFLKQEVDAGRMTNKLGPLQAGIGNIANAVMCGLIDSPFEDLTMYSEVLQDSTFDLIDAGKLSFASGSSITLSERRNADVFGNLEHYKDKLVLRPQEISNHPEVVRRLGIIGINTALEFDIYGNVNSTHVCGTRMMNGIGGSGDFARNAHLAIFVTKSIAKGGAISSVVPMVSHVDHTEHDVDILVTEVGLADLRGLAPRERARVIIDNCVHPAYRDALNTYFDAACAIGGHTPHILREALSWHINLEETGHMLKA; via the coding sequence ATGTACCGTGATCGCATCCGCTTGCCTTCGTTGTTAGACAAGGTCATGAGCGCGGCCGACGCCGCCGCACTGATCGAAGACGGCATGACCGTCGGCATGAGCGGCTTCACCCGCGCCGGTGAAGCCAAGGCCGTGCCCCACGCCCTGGCCGAACGCGCCAAGTCGTCGCCGCTGAAAATCACCCTGATGACCGGCGCCAGCCTGGGCAATGACCTGGACAAGCAACTGACCGAAGCCGGTGTGCTGTCCCGCCGCATGCCATTCCAGGTCGACAGCACGCTGCGCAAGGCGATCAACGCGGGGGAGGTGATGTTCATCGATCAGCACCTGTCGGAAACCGTTGAACAACTGCGCAACAACCAGCTCAAGCTGCCGGACATCGCGGTAATCGAAGCCGTCGCGATCACCGAGCAAGGCCACATCGTGCCGACCACCTCCGTGGGCAACTCCGCCAGCTTCGCGATTTTCGCCAAGCAGGTGATCGTCGAGATCAACCTGGCGCACAACCCCAACCTGGAAGGGCTGCACGACATCTATATCCCAACGTATCGGCCGACCCGCACGCCGATCCCGTTGGTGAAAGTCGACGACCGCATCGGCAGCACCGCAATCCCGATCCCGCCGGAGAAAATCGTCGGCATCGTGATCACCAATCAGGCCGACTCCGCCTCCACCGTAACGCCGCCTGACAGCGACACACAGGGCATCGCCAATCACCTGATCAACTTCCTCAAGCAGGAAGTGGACGCCGGGCGCATGACCAACAAACTCGGCCCGCTGCAGGCCGGGATCGGCAACATCGCCAACGCGGTGATGTGCGGCTTGATCGACTCGCCGTTCGAAGACCTGACCATGTATTCGGAAGTGTTGCAGGACTCCACGTTCGACCTGATCGACGCCGGCAAGCTGAGCTTCGCCTCGGGCAGCTCGATCACCTTGTCCGAGCGGCGCAATGCCGATGTGTTCGGCAACCTGGAACACTACAAGGACAAGCTGGTACTGCGCCCACAGGAGATTTCCAACCACCCTGAAGTGGTGCGGCGCCTGGGCATCATCGGCATCAATACCGCGCTGGAGTTCGACATCTACGGCAACGTCAACTCCACCCACGTCTGCGGCACGCGGATGATGAACGGCATTGGTGGCTCCGGCGATTTTGCGCGCAATGCGCACCTGGCGATCTTCGTCACCAAGTCGATTGCCAAGGGCGGCGCGATCTCCAGCGTGGTGCCGATGGTCAGCCATGTGGACCATACCGAACATGACGTCGACATCCTGGTGACCGAAGTGGGCCTGGCAGACTTGCGCGGCCTGGCGCCACGCGAACGTGCGCGGGTGATCATCGACAACTGCGTGCACCCGGCGTACCGCGACGCGCTGAACACTTACTTCGATGCCGCCTGCGCCATCGGCGGGCATACCCCGCACATCCTGCGTGAAGCACTGAGCTGGCACATCAACCTGGAAGAAACCGGGCACATGCTCAAGGCGTGA
- a CDS encoding DUF4105 domain-containing protein — protein MRRLAAWLLAGTVLLCASAAQASLQLRLKTDGLSPAQQQASQALLDEALRSLPPRFVEQLDRQIDVGWTDKMPENAYGQASLVSELDLNSNLLDSLTDGSAATQKTNRPHGTVRREMLATVLHELTHIYDRARLWSNDDRALINRCSRQNKLTGLIGLPDQCRGQNDRRFTLSDDPRLLDLAGWPQYVGRRGEREQHNRQVARSPDIYETTSPLEFVAVNMEYFLLDPSYACRRPALFRYYKEHFGWAPPTQDACAKTYAFLNAGNDFAKTPLGQIDPERVYEIDYLLAEANQNLVSRWGHSMLRLVICAPGRPRGPDCRLDLDQHLVLSYRAFVGDVQLSSWDGLVGKYPSRLFVLPLAQVIDEYTKTELRGLASVPLKLTRQEINDTVEHAAEMHWSYDGSYFFISNNCAVESLKLLRSGSANPQLTGLDNITPNGLLEVLSARGLADTSVLDDKRNALRLGYHFDSFRERYQAMFDVLRKHLPIKQTQVEDWLSLSAAERRPWFDSADLRTSAALLLLEQASYRKQLMLAQDEVKQRYLGARELKNGGMEKANNTLQQILANSGFLSRPAELLGSTGYGLPQPSEAKRLESESAERQKQLQSLTGDLDKEVRALLDPARADEIAACEANLKQVGEHLRALHKAAGGLELP, from the coding sequence GTGAGGCGCCTCGCCGCCTGGCTCCTGGCCGGGACTGTGCTGCTCTGTGCCAGCGCAGCCCAGGCCAGCCTGCAACTGCGGCTCAAGACCGATGGCTTGAGCCCCGCGCAACAGCAGGCCAGCCAGGCATTGCTCGATGAAGCGCTGCGTTCACTGCCGCCGCGCTTCGTCGAACAGTTGGACCGGCAAATCGACGTCGGCTGGACCGACAAGATGCCCGAAAACGCCTACGGCCAGGCGTCGCTGGTGTCCGAACTGGACCTCAACAGCAACCTGCTCGACAGCCTGACCGACGGCAGCGCCGCCACCCAGAAGACCAATCGCCCCCATGGCACCGTGCGCCGGGAAATGCTCGCCACCGTGCTGCATGAACTGACCCACATCTATGACCGTGCACGCCTGTGGTCCAACGACGACCGCGCACTGATCAACCGCTGCAGCCGCCAGAACAAGCTCACCGGCCTGATCGGCCTGCCCGACCAATGCCGTGGCCAGAATGACCGCCGCTTCACCCTCAGCGACGACCCGCGCCTGCTGGACCTCGCCGGCTGGCCGCAATACGTCGGCCGTCGTGGCGAGCGCGAACAGCACAACCGCCAGGTTGCCCGCAGCCCGGACATCTACGAAACCACCAGCCCGCTGGAGTTCGTCGCGGTCAACATGGAGTACTTCCTGCTCGACCCGAGCTACGCCTGCCGTCGCCCCGCGCTGTTCCGTTATTACAAGGAGCACTTCGGCTGGGCGCCGCCGACACAGGACGCCTGCGCGAAGACCTACGCCTTTCTCAACGCCGGCAACGACTTCGCCAAGACCCCGCTGGGCCAGATCGACCCGGAACGCGTCTACGAGATCGACTACCTGCTCGCCGAAGCCAACCAGAACCTGGTCAGCCGTTGGGGCCACAGCATGTTGCGCCTGGTGATCTGTGCGCCTGGCCGCCCGCGCGGTCCGGATTGTCGGCTGGATCTGGATCAGCATCTGGTTTTGTCCTACCGCGCTTTCGTCGGTGACGTACAGCTGTCGAGTTGGGACGGCCTGGTCGGCAAATACCCGTCGCGGCTGTTCGTGCTGCCCCTGGCCCAAGTGATCGACGAGTACACCAAGACCGAACTGCGTGGCCTGGCGTCGGTGCCACTGAAACTCACACGCCAGGAAATCAACGATACCGTCGAGCATGCCGCCGAAATGCACTGGAGCTACGACGGCAGCTACTTCTTCATCTCCAACAACTGTGCGGTCGAAAGCCTGAAACTGTTACGCAGTGGCAGCGCCAACCCCCAACTGACCGGCCTGGACAACATCACCCCCAACGGTTTGCTCGAGGTGTTGAGCGCCCGCGGCCTGGCCGACACCAGCGTGCTCGACGACAAACGCAACGCCTTGCGCCTGGGCTACCACTTCGACTCGTTCCGCGAGCGCTACCAGGCAATGTTCGACGTGCTGCGCAAACACCTGCCGATCAAGCAGACCCAGGTCGAAGACTGGCTATCCCTCAGCGCCGCCGAACGCCGCCCGTGGTTCGACAGCGCCGACCTGCGCACCAGCGCCGCGCTCTTGCTGCTGGAACAAGCGAGCTATCGCAAGCAACTGATGCTCGCCCAGGACGAAGTCAAACAACGCTACCTGGGTGCCCGCGAGCTGAAAAACGGCGGCATGGAAAAGGCCAACAACACCCTGCAACAGATCCTCGCCAACAGCGGCTTCCTCAGCCGCCCGGCGGAGCTGCTGGGCAGCACTGGCTACGGCCTGCCGCAACCGTCGGAAGCCAAGCGCCTGGAATCGGAAAGCGCCGAGCGCCAGAAACAGCTGCAATCCCTGACCGGCGACCTGGATAAAGAGGTGAGGGCACTGCTCGATCCGGCCCGGGCCGATGAGATTGCTGCGTGTGAGGCCAACCTCAAGCAGGTGGGTGAGCATCTAAGAGCCCTGCACAAAGCCGCTGGCGGCCTCGAACTACCCTAA
- a CDS encoding CitMHS family transporter gives MLTFLGFAMVITFMFLIMTKRLSALIALIIVPILFALFGGFAPEIGPMMLAGITKLAPTGVMLMFAILYFALMIDSGLFDPAVRKILKMVKGDPLKVSVGTAVLALVVSLDGDGATTYMICVAAMLPLYQRIGMSPRIMAGLIILAGGVMNMTPWGGPTARAASALHVDPSDIFVPMIPAMAAGVVAILVIAYMYGKRERARLGELHLQGDEIDHSEISVSQYPDARRPKLIWFNGALTFALMCTLIAGLLPLPVLFMVAFSIAMIVNYPCLQQQKDRVAAHAGSVLAVVGLIFAAGIFTGILSGTGMVDAMSKSLLAVIPDALGPYLAVITALVSMPFTFFMSNDAFYYGVLPVLAEAASHYGITAVEMARASIVGQPVHLLSPLVPSTYLLVALAGIEFGDHQRFTLKWAVLVCLCIMFAALLMGIFPLFSTL, from the coding sequence ATGCTGACTTTCCTTGGCTTTGCCATGGTCATCACGTTCATGTTCCTGATCATGACCAAGCGCCTGTCCGCGCTGATCGCCCTGATCATCGTGCCGATCCTGTTCGCCCTGTTCGGCGGTTTCGCACCCGAGATCGGCCCGATGATGCTTGCGGGCATCACCAAGCTGGCGCCGACCGGCGTGATGCTGATGTTCGCGATTCTCTACTTTGCCCTGATGATCGACTCCGGCCTGTTCGACCCGGCCGTGCGCAAGATCCTCAAAATGGTCAAGGGCGACCCGCTCAAAGTCTCGGTCGGCACCGCCGTACTGGCCCTGGTCGTGTCCCTCGACGGTGACGGTGCCACCACCTACATGATCTGCGTGGCCGCCATGCTGCCGCTGTACCAGCGCATCGGCATGAGCCCGCGGATCATGGCCGGCCTGATCATCCTCGCCGGTGGCGTGATGAACATGACGCCTTGGGGCGGCCCGACCGCCCGTGCCGCCAGTGCACTGCATGTAGACCCGTCGGATATTTTCGTTCCCATGATCCCGGCGATGGCCGCCGGCGTGGTCGCGATCCTGGTGATTGCCTACATGTACGGCAAGCGCGAACGTGCCCGCCTGGGTGAACTGCACCTGCAAGGCGACGAAATCGACCACAGCGAGATCAGCGTGTCGCAATACCCGGACGCCCGCCGTCCGAAACTGATCTGGTTCAACGGTGCGCTGACCTTCGCCCTGATGTGCACCCTGATCGCGGGCCTGTTGCCGCTGCCGGTGCTGTTCATGGTGGCGTTCAGTATCGCGATGATCGTCAACTATCCGTGCCTGCAGCAGCAGAAAGACCGCGTCGCCGCTCATGCCGGTAGCGTTCTGGCAGTGGTCGGGCTGATCTTCGCAGCAGGCATCTTCACTGGCATCCTGTCGGGCACCGGCATGGTCGATGCCATGTCCAAGAGCTTGCTGGCAGTCATCCCTGACGCGCTGGGCCCTTACCTGGCGGTGATCACCGCGCTGGTGAGCATGCCATTCACCTTCTTCATGTCCAACGATGCGTTCTACTACGGCGTACTGCCAGTACTCGCCGAAGCCGCCAGCCACTACGGCATCACTGCCGTGGAAATGGCCCGCGCCTCGATCGTTGGCCAGCCGGTGCACCTGCTCAGCCCGTTGGTACCATCGACTTACCTGCTGGTGGCCCTGGCCGGTATCGAGTTCGGCGATCACCAACGCTTCACCCTCAAGTGGGCAGTGCTGGTATGCCTGTGCATAATGTTCGCCGCATTGCTGATGGGGATTTTTCCGCTGTTCAGCACTCTATAA
- a CDS encoding DUF1127 domain-containing protein — protein MDTQTPIYKRLLCTLAKWARQAHERRQLAQLDPRELSDLGISSADRMTELSKPFWRD, from the coding sequence ATGGATACCCAAACCCCCATCTACAAACGCTTGCTCTGCACCCTTGCCAAGTGGGCGCGCCAGGCCCACGAACGGCGCCAGTTGGCGCAACTCGATCCTCGTGAACTGTCGGATCTCGGCATCAGCTCCGCTGATCGAATGACCGAGCTGTCCAAGCCGTTCTGGCGTGACTAG
- a CDS encoding DUF2388 domain-containing protein yields the protein MSRLRLLSAAALLAVAANANATSLIVTTDSIVGALKATSDATSDATSSLRDNKVVRAARDDAASFVASEGAIRGVKLESALAQIRQQAPQLNTATDAQLAQAILAI from the coding sequence ATGTCCCGTCTTCGCCTGCTGAGTGCTGCCGCCCTGTTGGCCGTGGCTGCCAACGCCAACGCGACCAGCCTGATCGTGACCACTGACTCGATCGTTGGCGCGCTCAAGGCCACCTCCGACGCCACTTCCGATGCCACCTCGTCCCTGCGTGACAACAAAGTCGTGCGCGCCGCCCGTGACGACGCCGCCAGTTTTGTCGCCAGCGAAGGCGCCATCCGTGGCGTGAAGCTGGAAAGCGCCCTGGCCCAGATCCGCCAACAAGCGCCGCAACTGAACACCGCGACTGACGCCCAACTGGCCCAAGCCATCCTGGCCATCTGA
- a CDS encoding DUF2388 domain-containing protein, which yields MRSPLIAATLGLLLLADVAQAHTLVATSNIIVRASGRTIDFTSDTTTSIRDSKIVREAHDDAASFVASNGEIRGAQLEAAFDTLRTRVPEARDASDQTLAEAILAL from the coding sequence ATGCGTAGCCCGCTGATCGCCGCCACCCTAGGCCTACTGTTGTTGGCCGACGTTGCCCAGGCGCATACCTTGGTGGCCACCAGTAACATCATTGTGCGTGCCTCCGGTCGCACCATTGATTTCACCTCGGACACCACCACCTCCATCCGCGACTCCAAAATCGTGCGCGAAGCCCACGATGATGCAGCCAGTTTCGTCGCCAGCAACGGCGAGATTCGCGGCGCACAACTGGAAGCCGCCTTCGATACCCTGCGCACCCGCGTGCCAGAAGCCCGCGACGCCAGCGACCAGACCCTCGCCGAAGCTATCCTCGCGCTGTGA
- a CDS encoding NAD(P) transhydrogenase subunit alpha, protein MEELISPGIYNLIIFVLAIYVGYHVVWNVTPALHTPLMAVTNAISAIVIVGAMLAAALTVTPLGKTMGTLAVALAAVNVFGGFLVTRRMLEMFKKKAPKVKEEAPK, encoded by the coding sequence ATGGAAGAGCTTATCTCCCCCGGTATCTACAACCTGATCATCTTTGTGCTGGCGATTTATGTCGGTTACCACGTGGTCTGGAACGTCACCCCCGCGCTGCACACACCGTTGATGGCGGTGACCAACGCAATTTCCGCAATCGTGATCGTCGGCGCCATGCTGGCCGCCGCCCTCACCGTGACCCCGCTGGGCAAGACCATGGGCACCCTGGCCGTGGCCCTGGCAGCGGTCAACGTGTTCGGCGGCTTCCTGGTAACCCGCAGGATGCTTGAGATGTTCAAGAAGAAAGCCCCGAAAGTAAAAGAAGAGGCGCCTAAGTAA
- a CDS encoding TerC family protein → MEWLTNPEIWIAFFTLTALEIVLGIDNIIMISILVSRMPKHMQARTRIFGLALAMVTRILLLLSITWVMRLTADLFVVFGQGISGRDLILFFGGLFLLWKSSQEMYHALEGEDETHDEPKGAGGKFIYTIIQIAIIDIVFSLDSVITAVGMVSHVPVMVAAIVVAVLVMMLAAGTISDFIDKHPSLKMLALSFLLVVGTVLIAEAFDVHVPKGYVYFAMAFSLAVEAVNIKMRTAIAKKKKQQDPVKLRKDIPGQ, encoded by the coding sequence ATGGAATGGCTGACCAATCCGGAAATCTGGATTGCCTTCTTCACCCTGACGGCTCTCGAGATCGTCCTGGGCATCGATAACATCATCATGATTTCGATCTTGGTCAGCCGCATGCCCAAGCACATGCAGGCGCGCACCCGGATTTTCGGCCTGGCCCTGGCTATGGTCACCCGGATCCTGTTGCTGCTTTCGATCACCTGGGTCATGCGACTGACCGCCGATCTATTTGTGGTCTTCGGCCAAGGCATTTCCGGTCGCGACCTGATCCTGTTCTTCGGTGGCCTGTTCCTGCTGTGGAAAAGCTCCCAGGAGATGTACCACGCGCTGGAAGGCGAAGACGAAACCCACGACGAGCCGAAGGGCGCCGGTGGCAAGTTCATCTACACCATCATCCAGATCGCCATCATCGACATCGTGTTCTCCCTGGACTCGGTAATCACTGCGGTCGGGATGGTCTCCCATGTACCGGTCATGGTCGCTGCGATCGTCGTTGCGGTACTGGTGATGATGCTGGCTGCCGGCACCATCAGCGACTTCATCGACAAGCACCCGTCGCTGAAAATGCTCGCGCTGTCGTTCCTGCTGGTAGTGGGTACGGTACTGATCGCCGAAGCCTTCGATGTGCATGTGCCAAAAGGCTACGTCTACTTCGCCATGGCGTTCTCGCTGGCAGTGGAAGCGGTGAACATCAAGATGCGCACCGCCATCGCGAAAAAGAAGAAACAGCAGGACCCAGTGAAACTGCGCAAAGACATTCCGGGTCAATAA
- a CDS encoding DUF1127 domain-containing protein, with amino-acid sequence MERTLSSELFFEEKAVNTQASLPLRVLANLMLWQRRISSRHQLARLDSRLLADAGISEAQRYEELSKPFWR; translated from the coding sequence ATGGAACGTACACTCAGTTCCGAACTGTTCTTCGAAGAAAAAGCTGTAAACACCCAGGCCTCCCTGCCTTTGCGCGTTCTCGCCAACCTGATGCTGTGGCAGCGCCGCATCTCCAGCCGCCACCAACTGGCTCGTCTGGATTCGCGTCTGCTGGCTGACGCCGGTATCAGCGAAGCTCAACGCTACGAAGAGCTGAGCAAGCCGTTCTGGCGCTGA